A stretch of Leptospira sp. WS39.C2 DNA encodes these proteins:
- the hrpB gene encoding ATP-dependent helicase HrpB — protein sequence MNPNTQTFPVLFALQEIVASIQNNPVTILDSPPGSGKTTALPIELLRSHVNGNKKICILEPRRIAAKNAATRISQSIGENVGETVGYRVRFDTKTSRNTKIEFVTDGILTKLLLFDPELSDYGLLIFDEFHERRLESDLCFALARKSQEIFRKDLKILIMSATLEGQNFSKIGISNPPIQVPTETHPLEIFYMGDSQKNPIQRFSDLIPKAVEQTTGDILVFLSGKKEILDLKKQLEEHPIIRQTSNILPLFGDMSLSDQEQVFYPNKYGKKKIIIATNLAESSVTIPGVRVVFDSGYFKHTVFDADSGITHLVRDRISLSSAKQRAGRAAREGKGYVYKLWSKEEEANFFDRTKPEILEGDLDRLVLEVKAFGEEIDSLPFLDPPNKGSLVLSMERLQLLGCLDSKYQLTNLGKLTLRFPLPVRFGCVISRLPKEKETIIADIVSILGKEPSGTDTKEFPQSITSRSFSPELKKVYDQILGIFKGEGESIGVNPNKQREFYFCQGFPDRIGKRKEKDGKEYKLSNGKIGTFNTNLLNLPEYIIALDTISFGPTLYITQYIPINLELINESLLSLIHSKQSPEIWKNQREEPYLVVKEERILGELILESKELHKPNSIAIQNAFEVYLENLDWEMEWKKKEDLYQYYRRVLFLVQNGVLDINVSIDHLKSNVKDWFFPFLNFESQKFALSNLPFLEAFKSYVGYENQTILHKEAPPYLQVPTGSQIPIQYQGNEPELHVKLQELFGLKNLPKLANGKVKLLVHLLSPARRPVQITKDLESFWNHGYHEVKKELKGRYPKHPWPDKPWEAIPTKHLNHNKRS from the coding sequence GTGAATCCTAACACCCAAACTTTCCCAGTACTATTCGCCTTACAAGAGATAGTTGCATCTATCCAAAACAATCCTGTGACCATTTTGGATTCCCCACCAGGTTCAGGTAAAACTACGGCTCTCCCAATTGAACTCTTAAGGAGTCATGTAAATGGAAACAAAAAGATTTGTATTCTTGAACCAAGACGTATTGCTGCTAAAAATGCCGCGACACGGATTAGCCAATCAATTGGAGAAAATGTTGGAGAAACTGTAGGTTATCGAGTTCGTTTTGATACAAAAACAAGCAGAAATACAAAAATTGAATTTGTGACAGATGGAATTTTAACCAAACTTTTGTTGTTCGACCCTGAGCTCAGTGATTATGGTTTACTTATCTTTGATGAATTCCATGAAAGACGGTTAGAATCGGATCTCTGTTTTGCCTTGGCTAGGAAATCCCAAGAAATATTTCGCAAAGATTTAAAAATCCTAATTATGTCGGCAACCTTAGAAGGACAAAATTTTTCTAAAATTGGGATCTCCAATCCACCCATCCAAGTTCCTACTGAGACACATCCTTTAGAAATATTCTATATGGGTGATTCACAAAAAAATCCTATACAACGATTTTCTGACCTCATACCAAAAGCCGTAGAACAAACAACAGGTGACATTTTAGTTTTTTTATCTGGAAAAAAGGAAATTTTGGATTTAAAAAAACAACTAGAAGAACATCCAATTATTAGGCAAACTTCTAACATTCTTCCACTTTTTGGTGATATGAGTTTGTCTGACCAAGAACAAGTTTTTTATCCAAATAAATATGGGAAAAAGAAAATCATAATAGCAACAAATCTTGCCGAGTCCTCTGTTACCATCCCAGGAGTCAGAGTTGTTTTTGATTCTGGTTATTTTAAACATACAGTTTTTGATGCAGATTCTGGAATAACACATTTGGTTCGAGATAGAATTAGTTTGAGTAGTGCAAAACAACGTGCAGGGCGCGCAGCAAGGGAAGGCAAAGGTTATGTTTATAAACTTTGGTCGAAAGAAGAGGAGGCAAATTTTTTTGATCGTACCAAACCAGAAATTCTAGAAGGTGATTTAGACAGATTGGTATTGGAAGTAAAGGCATTTGGTGAAGAAATTGATTCGCTGCCTTTTTTGGATCCACCAAACAAAGGTTCGCTTGTTTTATCTATGGAACGTTTACAATTATTGGGTTGTTTAGATTCCAAATACCAACTCACAAACTTAGGAAAACTTACCTTACGATTCCCACTTCCAGTTCGATTCGGTTGTGTGATCTCTCGATTGCCAAAAGAGAAAGAGACAATCATTGCCGATATTGTCTCGATTCTGGGAAAAGAACCATCTGGAACAGATACGAAAGAATTCCCTCAATCCATCACATCTCGTTCCTTTAGCCCTGAATTAAAAAAAGTTTATGATCAAATTTTAGGGATTTTTAAAGGAGAAGGAGAAAGTATTGGTGTTAATCCAAACAAACAAAGAGAGTTTTATTTTTGCCAAGGTTTCCCAGATCGGATTGGAAAACGCAAAGAAAAAGATGGCAAAGAGTATAAACTTTCAAATGGAAAAATTGGAACTTTTAATACCAATTTGCTGAACTTACCTGAATACATCATCGCTCTCGATACAATTTCATTTGGTCCTACATTATACATCACACAATACATCCCAATTAATTTAGAATTAATCAATGAAAGTCTCCTCAGTCTAATTCATTCCAAACAATCTCCCGAAATTTGGAAGAATCAAAGAGAAGAACCATACTTAGTTGTAAAAGAGGAACGCATTTTAGGGGAACTGATTTTAGAATCAAAAGAATTACATAAACCAAATTCTATCGCCATTCAAAATGCATTTGAAGTTTATTTGGAAAATTTAGATTGGGAAATGGAATGGAAAAAAAAGGAAGACCTTTATCAATACTATCGTAGAGTTTTGTTTTTAGTGCAAAATGGGGTTTTGGATATAAATGTGTCAATTGATCATTTGAAATCCAATGTTAAGGATTGGTTTTTCCCATTCTTAAATTTTGAATCTCAAAAATTTGCACTTTCCAACTTACCATTTTTAGAAGCATTCAAATCTTATGTTGGTTATGAAAACCAAACGATATTACATAAGGAAGCTCCCCCTTACCTCCAAGTACCAACAGGTTCCCAAATACCAATCCAATACCAAGGGAATGAACCAGAATTACATGTCAAATTACAAGAATTATTTGGTCTAAAGAATCTACCAAAATTAGCAAATGGAAAAGTCAAACTTTTAGTCCATTTATTATCTCCAGCACGAAGGCCTGTTCAAATAACAAAAGACCTAGAAAGTTTTTGGAACCATGGTTACCATGAAGTAAAAAAAGAATTAAAAGGAAGGTATCCAAAACACCCTTGGCCAGACAAACCTTGGGAGGCTATACCTACAAAACATCTAAATCACAACAAACGTTCGTAA
- a CDS encoding methylated-DNA--[protein]-cysteine S-methyltransferase — protein sequence MYFFEKITRIGFPSTYIIVYDSNVDLQKKHYQLIQNSIEYLIQNFESQPKLEFLADQVNLSPSHFQKIFLEYVGVSPKQFLTSITLTHAKRMIKKSSILDTTYQLGLSSTGRLHDLFIKLEGMTPGEFKTWGEGVSLYYEIFPTIFGEMVVVSSEKGIQSLQFLDSNVSFPGNLKEIKSGFPNAIWNEGKRDLHVPIKHFMQTFTTPKDPIQLSVLGTAFQIKVWQSLLSIPSGEVKTYGEIAESIGQKKAQRAVGSAIGKNPIAVLIPCHRVIQSSGLFGGYRWDPDRKKTILIWENTFHSPKSEN from the coding sequence ATGTATTTTTTTGAGAAAATCACAAGAATCGGGTTTCCTTCCACCTATATCATTGTGTATGATTCTAATGTGGACTTACAGAAAAAACACTACCAACTCATTCAAAATTCCATTGAATATTTGATCCAAAATTTTGAATCCCAACCAAAATTAGAATTTTTGGCAGACCAAGTAAACTTGAGTCCCTCTCATTTCCAAAAAATATTTTTAGAATATGTTGGAGTTTCACCGAAACAATTTTTAACATCCATTACGTTAACTCATGCTAAGCGAATGATTAAAAAATCTTCAATTTTAGATACAACATATCAATTAGGATTATCAAGTACAGGCAGATTACACGATTTATTTATCAAATTAGAAGGTATGACTCCTGGTGAATTTAAGACATGGGGAGAAGGGGTCAGTTTGTATTATGAGATTTTTCCAACGATATTTGGCGAAATGGTAGTCGTTTCTTCCGAAAAAGGAATCCAGAGTTTACAATTTTTAGATTCGAACGTAAGTTTTCCTGGAAATTTAAAGGAAATCAAATCAGGATTTCCAAATGCAATTTGGAATGAAGGCAAACGGGATTTGCATGTTCCGATAAAACATTTTATGCAAACATTTACGACTCCAAAAGATCCAATTCAACTTTCCGTATTGGGAACCGCTTTCCAAATCAAAGTATGGCAATCTTTGTTATCAATCCCATCAGGAGAAGTTAAAACTTATGGTGAAATTGCTGAATCCATTGGGCAAAAAAAGGCACAACGCGCCGTTGGTTCTGCAATCGGTAAAAATCCAATTGCTGTCCTCATTCCTTGCCATCGTGTGATCCAATCTTCTGGATTATTTGGAGGTTACAGATGGGATCCAGATCGAAAAAAAACCATACTGATTTGGGAGAATACTTTCCATTCTCCCAAAAGCGAAAATTAA